The sequence ccttcatcagTATGTCTTTACGAACTCTACAGATTCTTCACCGAACTCTCAACTATTTTCTGTAGATGGAGAGCAAGTCGTACATTATTCCTGTGGTTACTAATGAAATGTCATGTAACGTAATGCACTGATAATTTTGGGAAACTGGCCAAAATGTGTCAGTCGTCTGAGAGAATAATGACTGTGCTTCTTCAATAAGCTCACACCCAAGGAAATTTGTCTGAAGGGCAAAATGGAACGAAGCTGGAAACAATCTGTGGCTAAATGCTCAACTCGATTCTGATAACAAGATGTCAAGTACTGTAACTTACTGTACAGATCAGCATTGTTTCTACAACATTATGTTTGTAGATGGAAGGGACTTGGCACTGAATTTGGGTCTTTTTTTGTCTAGGTGACATGCAAACCATCAGTGTATTATTTCTTTCCTGGACAGTGGTCTCAGTGTAAATATTCTATATGAAAGTGTgattataaataaatgcattgcCAATGGAAACATCCACGTTTCAACTGGTATTTTATGCTCTGAAACAGACTtaatggcacacacacacattcgaCCAACACAGGGGACAAGTATAcctgtttgctttatttataacaaagaaaaaaaaaaaacagaagacagaccTGGAGAAACACTCTCCAGACATTTGATCATGAATTTCATGAAGGTGAAATGTGATATTCCAGCCCCCCACCCCTTAAACCCTGTTTCTaactaaagtgaaaaacagaccCATCATTGACCCACGCCCTACCCAGTCCCACCCCGTCATCCCTCCAgccttctccctctgcttttcttcctcctttacTTGGAGCCTGTGGACAGCAGAGCGATGAGTCCCGAGGAGGCACTGATGGACAGAATGTAGTTGCTGGAGAAAGAGGGCTAAGGAAAAGAACAACCATCTACAGAGCTCAGTAATGCATTCACCTCAGATTTTGAAGTAAGTTGTGTGTTGTACTCATTCAAGGCTTTGCagatcacattaaaaaaaagcttgatTGCACTCAAGCCATTTAAAGACACATGATACAGAATGTGTAAAGCTTCCCGTCTAAGCTGAATGTTACGAGTTCTGCTAACGTGGACAGTATGATTAAAAGGATACACGGTGGGGTTGAAGTTCTTGAGCAAGAAGAAGGAGGCGATGATGACGAGAACCAGGAAGAGAGTGTTGTTGTAGAAGATGGAGAAAGTGGTGGCCTCGTAGTCAGCGACCTCATTCTTCTTCCACAGGATCCTaaacaatcagaaaaagaaCACACAATCACTTTCATGCTTATAGAGTTCATTATGGCACAGCAGATGCCTTCACATACACTGAATGAATAGATTTTTATTCTGTAATGGGAAAGTAACAAGACTGCTGAGTCTGCCATACATTGTTAATGATGCTTTTTTACAAGACATTAATTACTCGAGGTTGTGTATAATGTCAGGTCTAAGCTCATATAATCCCAAGGTACGCATCTGTATTCcatgtgcacatttttcagCTTGACATTGCATCCAACGGTTTCCAGCTAAGAGAAGGACAGCAGAGTGTAATATTTTGCCTCATCACTCTAAAGACTATTCACTGAATACATTTATGCTGTACTACCTCAGTACATGGGTAACAGCATACTCCAAAGCAGTAATCTGACCATTGGCCTGAAACTGCACTCTGAAGACAGATGTCAGCATCATGCTAACTGTGAAACCTAAAGTGCAAAAATCCACCAcccaacacacagagacacagtttATAAGGTGATGTTTCACCTCTCGTCTTTCTCCTTCCGGGACATTTTACGGTTGTCAGCCTCGGACAGCTTCCTGGTGACCTCCTTGGAAACGGCATCCTCGCGTTTCTGGGCAACTCTGGAGGGTGGAGAGAAAAGGGCCACAAACAACGAATCAGTAAAATAACGGTCTCACACACCAGATTACAGATAGATGTTTTTCCCAGAGTGAGTCGGTCAGATCATAAAATATCTGTAGCAGTATGACAGGAATATAAATAATGCTTCTGTGATCCACCTGAAAGACAGACTGTCAAGCATTCAGATAGGACAAATGCAGAGCAGTGAGTTTATCCTTCTTACTTGTGTTTGAGAACAAACTTGACGTTCTTGTAGGCAAATGCCACGAGGTAGGTGCTGACCAGAGTCATAACAGCGTACAGAACTGCAGACTGGACAAGGTCCATGTGCCAAATCCTCCAAAACAGCCCTAGAAAGAAAAGCGTCAATCACTATTGGCGAAATGATCAAGTCGTTATACCTGCACCGTTGGTTAAGTGCATGTTGTAAATGTTCTCCAGTAACTAAAATCTAAACAGAATGACATGataactgtttgtttttgtttttctataacTGTATCGTTTATAAATATGATCCTATTCTACACGTAGGCATATAGTAACTTAACTAGTTACCACTGACAGTGATCGAACTTTAGTCATATTATCAATCTTACtgataatattaattaattaggctctttcatttttaaaagtgtttatgGTACTAAAGTTAATTCAGGGTATGGTTGAAAAGCACACAATTCAGTCAGTTTTTCCGAAATTACTCCTACAATAAGTCAGTGTTAGCAGAGCTAGCAGCAGCTAGCTGCCCCAGTCGTACTCACAGATGGGGATAGCAGAAACGATGAGTGCATTTCCGTAAAACAGAGCGGTGGACTTTGCTGAAAGGTTTCTGCTGAAGTCCTGGAGGAGAAGGTCTTCTTCTGATTGCTGCTTGTTGCTGCTTTTGGGAGCCATGTCTGCGGACTGACCGGCCTGTGTGCTGCTCGGCTCTGGACACAAGAAGACTGACACGTCGGTGTACGAGGAAAAGAGGGACGCGTCAGCATAAACCCGGAAATACGGCGtcgttcttcttctttgtttaatcCTTAAATGATACGTTTCAGCCCATTGCTGCCCTCCACAGGAAGACACAAGCACCGCATCTGAAGGAGGCATTGCGGGAACAGTTTAGCCCCATTGAAGGGTGAGTTAACCACATCTTGTCGGTCTTTTCTAACATGTAGGCCTGTACCCTAATACACTGGAGTTGAACGGACTTTGTGGCTCTAACTGAAAACATTATGTGTCTTTGCAACTTTACGTTTTCAAGAAGGAGTGAGTAAAGACATACTAGCACCACCTGCTAGCTTACTTAAAACATATTTCGCTGACGTAGagtaaacaaaagcagtgaaACCAGTTctctgaaaatgttaacaaaatcTCATTGGTTCAGTTGTTTCAGTTCTTGTTGTGCCTTATTCAGTTCTTTGGAAAAACTCAACCAACCGGAACAAATACAAGTACTTCCCAGCGGCTCCAAACAAAcgtacaaacaacaacaacagctcatGTGCCTTCAGGCTATTAGGACTGCTTGTATTAAAAATGCACGTATCACTTCCAACGAGATTCAAGAGTCAAGAgtctttattatcattatgcaagcataacgaaaaTTTGTGCAGATTCTGGGCTTAAAAAtacacttataaatagtcagcagaaaatttcacatttaagaaaaaatataaaatacaatatacaaCGAGAGATGTGAACCATCAAACCGGCTGTTCCTCTTTGGAGTTCTTGCTTCTCCATCACATCCCGTCCCATTACAGTCACATCAGCACATTTATCAGAAGATGCCTTAAACAAAACGTATGCTGTGATAGAAGATAAACTTTTTATGGCTGTACAGAATTAACCCGCCTTCCTCTTTAAATCCAACTTCTCGTTTGCTGCATTTTACTTCTCAGCTCCAGCTTCCTCCTTGGAAACACCTTCAATATTCCTGTGGCGGCAGCCCTGTTTGCCAATTAATGAAACGAAGCTCTTAAAAACAGATACTGCCATGTGGGAAGTCTTCTTTTAGTTTGAAGAATAAAGCAGTGTGCTGAGTTCATGTACTTGTAGAATTCATTTGCCCACTAGAGGTCAGTATCCACATGTCTGTACGTCAGTTGAGGTCTTCAGCTGACGTCCTGAGGGACTGGCAGTGAGTGCAACACCAGATCTGCAGGTCTTAAATCACAAGGATTACAAACAGTGAAGGGGAGTTAGGTCATGGTGTCATAGTGCTTGTTGTCTTAACAGTGCCAGAGACTGAAgtatttattcagtgttttgggtttttaAAGAGCAGTTACATTGTATGGAGAGGTGGATGTTATTGATAAGGAAGAGAAATGATACGCCTTGAAAAAATTAGCTTTCAGCCCAGCAGCAGAAGTTTAAAGGGACTTTTTTGGAGACTAAGCAAAGAATATCTCCCTCAAAAGGACAGCAGCAAATGAAATCTTAATCTTCATGAACAGGTGAGTAAATGAGCTTTCTCTCTAGGCTCATAACTCAGCCTGCTGCAGAACTGCTGCTTCCAAGATCCTATTTAAAACTCCTCTACTCCTCTACTCATACATTCTCATCTGACAAACATGCCACAGTCCAATGGTGTGCATGATAGTGTGACCACACAGCTACAGATGCATAACCCATTAGTAGAGCACGAGCATCTGCAAAAGTCCCTTCTCTTCCTTATCTCATCCTCTGAGCCTGTCACATGCCTGCCGCTGGAGACATTTTAAGACCGGGGAAAAACCGGACAGATATTCgtcgtgctgctgctgccactggagTGCTTACCCTCCCGCTGAgctgttctctgtctttctctgtgtttgcaggAGTGTACAGCATGTGCGTGTGGCTGAGtgcatgagtttgtgtgtgagggttAGAAAGCAATGCAGACAGGCAGGTTTGCGTGATGTCCTGGTCTTTAAATGGGGATAGGGTTTAGGGATTAACCGTGCACTTTAGGGGGTAGGAAGGAGTCAAAgcggaggagagaggggaggtgaTGCCAAAAGGCCTGCCAACACAATGCCAGGCGAGTCTggtgatctctctctctctctctctctctctctgtctctctctctctctctctctctctctctctctctctctctctctctctctctctctctctgtcatgtgTCAGGTCGTAGGTTTGTGCCAGATTACTTTGGCTTTGGTAATACCACAGACATAACCACaggggcaaacacacacacacacacacacacacacacactggcacacagtGGACTCCTCCTGGGCCGTTTGCCTGGCTGTGCTGGTATGTTTTAGCTCACTATGATTGTACCCTAAGGTGTACTTATGACAGATCACTTCTCATAGTGACAAATTATTTCTGAGTTATCTTCTCTCACTTGCCCAGAGCTAAGCTCTCACAGGCCTACTTCTCTTACATGTGCATGCCAcaccattgtgtgtgtgtgtgtgtgtagtcatgATACTGTGTAAAAATAGTGCTGTCGTTCCATCGGCTTTCCAAGGCTGTGAGATCCACATGAATCTGCtatttatctgtgtttatttttctgtaactgcATGTTTCAGGGCCTGGGTCAAACCCACACTAAGACAAGCACAGGAAGACAACAAATCATGATAGATAGACAAGAGTCTCATGAGGTGAGTGTGACCTTCATTTAAATGAGTCCAGGCTTATTAGATTTAAAAAGGTTTCTACAACAAAAGTGGTAACAGAACTTTCCACAGTGTTGGCTATTATGGAAGTCCCCTGTCACTgcaaaaataattcacaaatgGTATGAAGTATGATTGAGAAGGCATGTGGTCACACAACATCCTCTGGCTGCTGATGGTTGAAAGAGGAACAGCATTTATTAATCCTTTATCACTGACATGTGGCATGAGTTCTTAAGTTAGAGGCATCCAAGAGGGagtttatggatttttttttttccttttcctcaaaACCTTTGGTTTCTCAATTTCCGTCATGAGCTGATTCCAGAGAAAGGCAGTGATCCACAACACAGCTTTGTTCTGCTAACTACAGCAGAGGAGCTGATGTTTGAGCTCATGACTTCAGTGAAATGCAGTCTACAGAAATACTTTTCCAGCGTCATTTTCAAATACTGTTTATCTAataaaaatgctatttttaatcaaattgaATCAAATCAGATGTGTTTGTAGAACGCTTTATATAGCACTTCAAATGCAACAGATTTCATTTAATGTGCTTTAGTtagcaataaaaagaaatgaaatacattaagctgaaaacaaaaaggcatGCGCATGAGACAAACAAGAGATCTACTGTTAAAAGTTAACTAAAGGTCCAGTCACACcagcaaaaacatcagcaaactGTCAGGCCAGTTCATGCAGCTTCAGTCAGAGGATTCAGGGATGAAGTAAATGAAGGTGACTTTTTCACTTTAAGTTCCAGCTGGTGAACTGTGACAGGTGAATTTGCATCACGGACCAACTGTAGACCATCCTGGCGAGGTTGACCTTTGAACggagagcaaaagaggaagTCATCGTTAACGGTGCCgtgtcattcatttttattcagccTCCACTGCCCCAGAGAAGAGGCTTCGTTAGCAGACAGTTATCAGGCAGGAGTTGACGTGTagtacaaaaatgaataaagtgaaTATATTGTTGCACCAGCAACCAGTGTCAGTTTTCTAACTAGTGTGGCTGGCTGGCTCTAACCAACTGTCACTACGTCACCAAGCCTTTATCACTGGCTTTTCGTCAGCAAGGACTTTGTGGTGTGCCAGTGCCTTGGTGGTGAGTTTTAAGTCATTCTTAAAGTCTTGACATAAGGAATTAATTTATTTCCATGCCTCACTAGATAGCGCAACAGTTCTGGCAAGGGCTTCAGTTCAGTGTCACTTTGATTTTGTACAGTAGTTCTCCACAACTTACTAAAGATAAGCTTCAGACTGCTCAAATCAGCTTCATGGGGTCATAACTTCCTCCACAACACATCAAAATCTCAATTTTCCCACAATTAAGATAGATTTCACTTCGGAGAAACTTAAGAATacagattaagattttttttgtcttttagtcaCAGTTTAGGGTTAACTGAAGTTTTAACTGATGCTGATGTCCTTATTATTCTGTCAGAAAGGCACTGCTGCACAACTTCAGGGAAGAATGAACAAATAAGtagagcaggaagaggaaacatgTAAGGGGACATTACTGGCTGCTTTCTCACCATTTTTTTCCCGCTCGCTGCCCCCTCTCGGGTCTTGGATTACAATGATATCGAATGTGACAACAATATCCTTGATTCGGGGTGAGGGATGAGTAGAGACAGAGGAGGCTGTAAAGTGAACGGATTAGGGGAGGAGACGGACAGAAACACCTGCCTGATGGCACTGGAGGCAGCTGTTTCAGGGTGTGGTGTCGTGTCTTCTGTCGTATCCTGCTTTTGTTAAGGAAAGCAGGATttccccccacccctccaatAATTTCTCACCAATGGTCACATGTGCATCTCCACTCTAGCTCCTTCTTTCTTGTGATTTATGCCCCTCTCTTCGTCAGGCATGGAGCAGAAGGTGACATGGTAGAGCTGGAGGTGAGGGGTGGGGATCCCtaagagagatgaagggagggaaaggagtgaaatatttgtcttttcaaagGATGCCAAACATGTGTTTACACTTTCTGCCCACTTTCACCATAAATAGTTTCCTCACCCTCGGGGCTGCGCGCTTGCATGTGAACCTTCATGCAAGCATAtgactgtgtgttcatgctTGTGTGCGTGAGTGTATGCATGGGCTTGAGTGAGGGAGAGACCCCGGAGACCAAACCTAAACTTTGATCTATTTTCACCATTCCCTTCCCTCATAATTGGTTGGAAAATGTGTGGAGTGAAGGcaataaaatgtgtgcatgcctctctacacacacgcacaaaaccAAGATTACTTGCTTGTTTTCTCATGATTACGCACCCGTAATCATCAAAAGAATTGTTTAAAGGTGGAATTCCTTTTAAGGAGAAGTTATTAACACCTATTTCTAAATAATTCCTAGAAAGAGATGCTTCACTGGAAACCGGAGGCCAattcatttacacattttaaggggggggggggaactTACGTATGTGTTTCCCAGTTGATGACAGCGATGATGGTGTGTGAGTCACACTGTAGGTATGGAGGCATAGCTGTGGTGAGATAGACGTTATTTATCAGGTCAGCCAGACCCAAGTGTTGAGATTCATAACTATCTGGACTGCGATGACACAGGCTCAGCTTCCCCGGGTGGAGTTATGGTGACCCTTCAGGCAGAGCTCAGTCCCAAAACAAACGTTCACGTGGTTCATTCCTTCACTCTAATAAAGCCCAGGTTTCTCAGTGTACTCATAGAGAAACAAACTGATAAGACTGTACTGCTCTGTTTTAATGTGTGGATAGAGGCAAAGTGCACTGTGGCCCAGCTGTCAATTTGCAAGTCTGTTTGCTTTTGAATGAATTACTTGGAAATTTATATCCTTTAACAGATCTAATAATGGGAACGCTGTGCATAGGACACTGTgtttgtctcactctctctctctctctctctctttctctgtgtgtgtgtgtgtgtgtgtgtgtgtttagccaATGAGCAGAGACATGAAGGCTAACCTGCTGCCAACTTGGCTTGTCTTAGAAGcagggagagagcagaagatgttgacattttggcaGGGGAGGGAAGCTGCTGTTCCATCTGCATCTGAAAGGTCACTGCGGTGGGTTTTGgtgcacagtatgtgtgtgattgtgtgtgtgtgcgcgcactaGTGCCTGCCAAAAGCAATGTGTTTAATGCATGTGTCTTTCTCATCAGTTCTGtgaga comes from Scatophagus argus isolate fScaArg1 chromosome 5, fScaArg1.pri, whole genome shotgun sequence and encodes:
- the ssr3 gene encoding translocon-associated protein subunit gamma, with product MAPKSSNKQQSEEDLLLQDFSRNLSAKSTALFYGNALIVSAIPIWLFWRIWHMDLVQSAVLYAVMTLVSTYLVAFAYKNVKFVLKHKVAQKREDAVSKEVTRKLSEADNRKMSRKEKDERILWKKNEVADYEATTFSIFYNNTLFLVLVIIASFFLLKNFNPTVNYILSISASSGLIALLSTGSK